The genomic region ACGGGCGCGGCGACGGCGGAGCAGGTCATCGATTTGATCAAAGCCGAATGCGTCAATATCCGAAAGAACGGCGTGACGGAGAAAGAGCTTCAGCGCTCGAAGAACCAGTTCCGCGGCGGCATCGTCATGGGCCAGGAAAGCATGAACTCCCGGATGATGCGTATGGGCCGCAATGAGCTGAACTATGGCCGCGTGCTGCCGATCCAGGAGATCATGGACAAGATCAACGCCGTGACGGTGAGCGATATCGCCAGCCTGTCGGAGCGTTTGTTCGCGAAGGAAGAGTTCTCCATGGCGACCGTGGGACCCGCTCCGGGAAGCGTGACGGAATCGGACGAAGACGAAGAAGAGACGGAGGAATAAAAATGGCGATTACGGTAGTCGTCTCTGGCGCGAAGGGCCGGATGGGCACGGAAACGGTCGGCGCGGTCATGGCGGACGACCAGCTGCAATTGGTGGGGGAAGTGGACCACGGCGACGATCTCGCCGCCACGCTCGGCTCGCTGAAGCCCGTCGCCATGGTGGACTTCTCCGTCCCCAGCGCGGTGCTCGGCAACATTGAAACGGCGCTGGCGAACGGTGTCGTCCCGATTGTCGGAACCACCGGGCTGGCGCCCGCCGACGTCGAGTACGTGCGCGGTCTTTGCCGCACGCACAACCTCGGCGCCCTCATCGCGCCCAACTTCGCCATCGGCGCTCTGCTGATGATGCGCTTCGCCCAGGAAGCCGCGAAGTACATGCCCGACGCCGAGATCATCGAGATGCATCACGAAAAGAAGCTGGACGCTCCTTCCGGCACGGCCGCGAAGACCGCCGAGATGATCGCCATCGGGCGCGCGAATACGCCGCCGACAGCGCTCCCGGACGACGCCTTCGAGAAGATCCCCGGGTCGCGCGGAGGCAAAGGGGTAGGGGATGTCCCCGTACACAGCGTCCGCCTTCCCGGCTTCGTCGCCTCCCAAATGGTCATCTTCGGCGGCCCCGGCCAGACACTCACGATCCGTCACGATTCGCTGGATCGTAAGTCGTTCATGCCCGGCGTCACCCTTGCCCTGCGCCACGCGCCAGCGCTGGCGGCGAACGGCGGCGAACTCATCTACGGCTTGGAGCACCTGCTGTAGACTATTTCCAAGCGAGGAGAGATCATGAGCGGAATACTGCGCTCCGGCAATCTCGTACGTCCACTCTGTCTCATGGCCTCCTTATTCGTCTCGGTTCCGGCGAGCGCGGCGCCGGCGTCCCCTGAGGACGCCGCTCCGCGCCC from Capsulimonas corticalis harbors:
- the dapB gene encoding 4-hydroxy-tetrahydrodipicolinate reductase — translated: MAITVVVSGAKGRMGTETVGAVMADDQLQLVGEVDHGDDLAATLGSLKPVAMVDFSVPSAVLGNIETALANGVVPIVGTTGLAPADVEYVRGLCRTHNLGALIAPNFAIGALLMMRFAQEAAKYMPDAEIIEMHHEKKLDAPSGTAAKTAEMIAIGRANTPPTALPDDAFEKIPGSRGGKGVGDVPVHSVRLPGFVASQMVIFGGPGQTLTIRHDSLDRKSFMPGVTLALRHAPALAANGGELIYGLEHLL